The Paenibacillus sp. RC334 nucleotide sequence TAATTTTGCCATCGCAGAGACGGGTTCCATGGTACTGTTCGAAAATGAAGGCAATGCGCGGATGGTATCCACTTTGCCCAAAACGCAAATTACGCTGATGGGTATGGAACGGATTATTCCATCATGGACGGATCTGGAGGTAATGGCTACATTGCTGCCACGCTCCGCTACCGGTCAGAAGCTGACGATGTATATGTCCGGTATTTCAGGCCCGCGGCGCAGTCAGGATGCCGATGGACCGGAGGAAATGCACATCATCATCGTAGATAACGGACGCTCGCTACAGCTAGGCAATCCCGAGTTTCAGGAGTTGCTGAATTGCATTCGTTGCGGGGCGTGTCTGAACGCCTGCCCGGTTTATCGCCACATTGGCGGACATGCGTATGGCGGGACCTATAGCGGACCTATCGGTGCGGTACTTACGCCTGCTTTGCATGGCAACATCGAAGAATGGAACGATATTGCAAGTGCGTCCAGTCTGTGTGGTGCGTGCTATGAAGCCTGTCCGGTCAAAATACCGTTGCATGACATGCTGGTCTATTTGCGCAGACGCAAAGTTGAGGCTGGACAAGGAGATAAGCTGGAAGCAGCAGGAATGAAAGGGTTTGCGACCGTTGTTTCCAGCTCGAAACGATTCGCAGCGGCGATTCGACTTGGGCAAATTGCCCAGAAGATGGTCGTCCGTAAGGGAGAAATTACGCTGAAGCTCGGCCCGCTAAAGGGCTGGAATACGTATCGCGTGGCTCCCTCTCTGGCGAAAAAATCCTTCCGTCAGCAATGGAACACCCTCGAACATGAGCTGGAGCAGGAACGTAACGTGATGCAGCCTGACGTTCGCAGCCGAATGGAGACGATTTTGGAAGATAGAAGTAAAGGAGGCAGGTAGCATGAGTGAACAGAATAGACCTTCTGCGCAAGCAAAGGCGGCCCATGAAGCGTGGCTCCATCAAATGGAAGGCGAATCCCGCGCCAAGCAGGTGCGCTTTATGGATAGCATTGCAACGAAGCTCAAGCGTCCGCGACAGACGGAGCGGCCCGTGCAGCCGTTTCGCGGCGCACCTGCATTTTGGCACGAATTCGAATGGAGCGCGGAGCAGCGCATCGAAGAGTTCACCGCCAACTTTACAAGTGTTGGCGGGCATGTCGTGCGTCTGCCGGATCTGGAGCAGACGGCAGACTGGATCGCGCGCAAGGCGCGTGAGCTGGGAGCGGCCTATATCGTCCGGCAGAATGAGCCGGACTTGGATGCGCTCCAGCTGGAAGCGGCGCTGCCGGAAGTCCGTCTATCGGTGTGGAACACCGATCCAGTCGAGGACTGGAAGGCCCGCGCCGCCGAGGCGGATATCGGCATCGTCATTGCCGATGAGGCCGCCGCCTACACCGGATCGGTGGCGGTGCTGTCCTCACCGGAGAAGGGCCGCGCGGTCAGTCTGCTGCCAACCGTGCTGATCATTCTCCTTCCACTGGAGCGTCTGCGGACGCGGCTGGGCGAGATTTTAGGCCGCTTTGACGAAGTAGGACGTGAGCAACTGCCCGCAGGGATTCATTTTATTACCGGACCCAGCCGCTCGTCGGATATTGAAAATGATCTGACCATCGGTGTACACGGACCCGGAATCGTTTATACGTTGTTAATAGGCTAGTTAATAGGGTGAGTTAGCAGGTAGACTGGCGAACCTTCAATTCAAAAGCAAGGGAGGCTGGCTCCAAAGGCTGCCCGTTCAATTGCTGATATAATGTACGGAACATTTCCTGTCCGATTCGCTGCAACGGGTTCGTAATATTGGTCAGTCCCATGGCGTCGGCTACCTGACTTTCGTCGGCTTCAAAGCCGACCACTGCCAAATCCTCTGGAACATTCCAGCCCTTACTGCGGGCGGCTGAGATAATACCGCATGCCACAAAATCATTGGTTGTCATGATGGCATGGGGACGTTCTCTTAATGACTCCAGCTTGGCGAACGCCCGCATTCCGTCCTGTACCGTATGGATACCGCTGAGCAACCATTCCTCATTCACTGGCAGCTTCCTTGCCGCGAGCAGGTCATAATAGGCCTGGAGTCTTCTTTGGCTGTTTACGCTGTTTTTTCTGCCTACGGTGCAGGCGATTTTTTCAAATCCCAGCTCGGCCAAATGCTCTAATCCAATCCGAAATCCTTCATAATGATCGAGATAAATGGATGAAATCTCTTTATTTTTTAATGGCTCACAGGTCACAATCGGCCCATATTGGGTATAACGCCTCACAGCAGACCAGTCCAGCATACGCCGTAAAATGACGAGTCCGTCCACTTTTTTCTGCCTCAATAGCTCTAACGCCGCGCTCTCCAAATCCCGCTTTTCCTCCGTCTGGTAGATGAGAACTTGATAATCCTGCTCTTTACCCGCATTGGATACTCCCTTGATGATTTGCATGTAATAATTATTAATCGTTGGGGTCATGATCCCGATAACCTTGGTACGGCCTACTTTCAACTGCACCGCATTAATATTCGGAATATAATCCAGTTCCCGAATGACTTCCATCACCCTGGTGCGCGTAGCTTCACTGACATAAGGATGATGATTAAGCACCCGAGACACGGTACTTGTCGATACCCCCGCAATTTCAGCAATTCTTTTTATATTATGCATGACTTTCAACTCCAAAAATTTAGTTCTTGACCTGGAATGCATCCCAGATTGTAGCATGAAAGCATAAAGCGTATGCAGCAATCCGGAATGCATTTGAGGGACATGGGTTCCGCATACTTCTTCACAAATTATAACCTACTTGGAGGAATGCAACATGGAACAGGCAAAAGGTTTTCCCAAGGACTTTCTATGGGGCGGGGCAGCCGCTGCCATGCAGATTGAAGGGGCTTACAACGTAGATGGAAGGGGGCTCTCGATTTCTGATGTATTTACCTTTGATCCAACACTCGACAAAAAGCATTGGCTGGATCAGTGGCATATGATGACCCATGCCCAAGTCAATGAAGCATTGGACCCAAACAGCACCAAAAATTATCCCAAACGTCGGGGAAATGATTTCTACCACCGTTATGAAGAAGATATTAATCTGCTGGCCGAGATGGGTTTTAAATGCTTCCGCACTTCCATTTCCTGGACACGTATTTTCCCGAATGGCGACGAGACAGAACCCAATGAGAAAGGGCTGCAATTCTATGACAAGGTTTTTGATGCCCTGCTGGCCAAAGGAATTGAACCTGTCATCTCGCTTACCCATTACGATATGCCTTTGTATCTTGTCACCGAATATGGTGGCTGGAAAAACCGGAAACTGATTGAATTTTTCGTCCGTTTTGCCGAGACTGTATTTACCCGTTACAAGAATAAAGTGAAATACTGGATTACGTTTAACGAAATGAACTGTGTCAAACATCATCCGTTTGTTAGCGCCGGGATCATTGAAGAAAATCACCCGAATCTGGAGCAGGACAAGTATCAATCTGCCCATCACCAGTTTATAGCCAGCGCGCTGGCAGTCAAAGCCTGTCATGAGATTATACCAAACTCCCAGATTGGGTGCATGATCAGCTATCTGTTGCTTTATCCGAATACCTGCAATCCGGATGATGTGCTTGAATGCCAAAAGGAAGAACGAGTATCCTTCTTTTTTAGTGATGTACAAGCCAGGGGGTATTATCCGTCCTATACCGCACGCATGTTCAAGGAAAAAGGCGTTGTCCTGCATAAAGAACCCGGCGATGATGAAATCCTGCGCGATAATCTCGTGGACTTCGTATCCCTGAGCTACTATATGTCCAACAATGCCAGCGCCACTGCCGACCAGCATGCCAAAGCAAGCGGAAATCTAATTGGCGGCGTGAAAAATCCTTATCTGGAGCAGTCCGAATGGGGCTGGCAAATTGATCCTAAAGGATTACGTTATGCGCTGAACAACCTGTATGACCGCTACCAGAAGCCACTGTTCATCTCGGAAAACGGCGTGGGCGCGACAGATCAAATGAGTCCTGACGGTACGATTAACGATGATTACCGTATCGATTATCTGAAAAAACATATCGAGCAAATGAGGGAAGCGATTGAGGATGGAGTAGATCTGTTTGGCTATACCGCCTGGGGCCCAATCGACATGATCAGTGCTTCAACTTCACAGGCATCCAAGAGATACGGCTTTGTCTACGTCGATCAGGATGATCTGGGCAACGGAACACTGAACCGCTACAAGAAAAAAAGCTTTGACTGGTATAAAAAAGTGATTGAATCGGGCGGAGAAGTGCTCTAAACGGAGGCGTATGATGCATGAAAGGCTCGAGCCTGCTCTTATGCCTGATCTGGGGCTTTAATTTTGTCATTATGAAATTGGGAAACGGAGCCTTTGAACCTGTACAATTTGCCGCTTTTCGGTTTCTCACCGGCACGCTGCTCCTGTTCGGAATTCTCATTTGGAAACGGGTCCCCAATCCTGACAGGCACACGATGAAATGGTATATCATCTGCGGAATTCTCCAGACTACCTATTTTAATATTGCTATTCAGATATCCCTGAACTATATTAATGCTGGCTTAACTTCCGTGCTTACGTACAGCATGCCGCTGTTTTTATCCATGATGGCCCATTTTCTTATTCCGGGTGAGCGGCTCAATACACGCAGGACGATTGGGATTGCTACAGGGATGATGGGCCTGTTATTTGCTATGGACATTCATTTGGGCGGCAATTTGTGGGCTATGCTGCTTGGGGTGAGTTCAGCGATTGCTTGGGCACTTTCCAACCTGATTATCAAGCTTAAGCTCCAGCATTGCGATAAAACCCAGTTTACGACCTGGCAGATGGCGTTCGGTGCACTCGGACTGCTATTGTATTCCCTGTTGTTTGAGCGATGGGAGCCGCATTTTAGCGCTGCGTCGATCTTTTATATTTTATTTTCCGGTATTGTGGCGTCGGCTCTGGCATTCCTGCTGTGGACCCATATTCTCACCAGAATGGAAGCAAGTAAAGCTTCTGTTACGCTGTTGCTGGTTCCTATCATCGGTGTTGTGTCCGGCTGGATCTTTCTTCACGAGGAACTCAAAGCGGCTACCTTGCTTGGCATTTTTTTAGTACTGGCGGGCATCTGGATTGTGAACCGTGCAGGGACTCCGAAGCTGCAGTAAACGAATGAAAGGCTTTTTTAATAAAGGGTTGACAGAAAAAAAGAAACTCTATTATAATGAAGCCAAGAAAACGATTACAAAAGTGAATCTCATAATTTTCAGGGTGTTACTATTTTAGGCATAACCTGAATGGAGTTCCGGTAAATGGGCGATAACGTCTATTAAGCGGTATTCTGTTCAGGTTTTTTAGTGTATGCACATTTTTTAACAGAGTCTCTTTAAAAAATGGCCTTCCAGTAAATAAAAGCAGGTGGTCGCATGATTTTGAAGAAAGCGCTTAACAACAATGTAGTATTAGCAGAGGAAGAGGACGCCCAAGAGGTCATTGCAACAGGAAATGGAATCGCATTCAACCTGAAACCGGGGGATACCATCGATGAGCGGAAAATCACGAAGCTGTTTGTAGTCAAAACTCAGGATCTATCCGCGAAGCTGGCGGATTTGCTGAAAGATGTGAAGATGGAATGTATTGAAATCGCGGATGAAATCGTGGAGTATGCCAGACCGAGATTGGCCGGAGAAATTAGTGATTATATTTATCTGGCCTTGATTGACCATATTTCATTTGCTATTGAGCGGCATGATCGGGGAACCCCGATTGAAAATCGGTTTCTATGGGAAATCAAGCGGTTTTATCGCGAAGAATTCGCTATCGGAAAACATGCGCTGGAGATGATCCGTAACAGGATCAACATCACGTTCGATGAGAATGAAGCCGGGTTTATTGCTCTGCATTTCGTCAACGCTCGCCTGGATAACCAGAAGCTTGACCTGACGCTAAAAACGTCAAAAGTCATCAAGGATATTATGGATATTGTAAAATACCACTTCAATGTCGAGATTGATGAAGATTCATGGAATTACAACCGATTTGTAACTCATCTTAAATTTTTTGCCCAGCGGCTTTTTGCCCATGAATCGGCAGACCCGCAGTACATGAATTTGTTCGAAGACCTGAAAATCAAATTTCCAGAAGAGCACAGATGTGTACAAAAAATAGGGGTGTATGTGAATAAGCAGTTTGAGCAGAAATTAACCAATGATGAAATGATGTATCTTATGATTCACATTTCCAGATTGGTCAACAGAACTGAAAACTAACAGGGTGTTACCATTCGTGGGCATTACCTGAGTGATTTCGATACTAAATTGCATTTTGGTATCGGTGATTACTCAGGTTTTTTTTATATCAACCAGAGAGCATTGGAGGCAGGCGTTATGAGCAAACATGATGAATTAGCGAAATTCATTGTAACAAATGTAGGCGGAGAGGAAAATATCCGTGATCTGTACCATTGTATGACCCGTCTGAGATTCACACTCAAGGACAAGCAAAAGGCCAACAAACAGGCTTTGGAAAATTCCGACGGGGTCATTTCCGTGATAGAGAGCGGGGGCCAATATCAGGTGGTCGTCGGCAATCATGTTAGCGAGGTCTATGATGCGATTGCGGGAAATTACAACCTTCAGGTAAAGAGCGGCAACAATGAGAAAGAGGATCATTCAAAAGAAGGTAATTTCATCAGTCGTGCTTTTACCGTCATGAGCTCTATCTTCCAGCCGATTGTACCTGCTTTGGCTGGTGCAGGGATGCTGAAAGCTATCCTGGTTATTCTTACACAGTTAGAGTGGCTGGACAGTGCCTCCAGTACCTATGCTATCCTTGCTGCCGCAGGTAACGGCGTGTTTTTCTTCCTGCCACTGATGTTAGCGTTTTCAGCTTCTAGAACGTTCAAGACCCAGCCTATCGTATCTGCCGCAATTATGGC carries:
- a CDS encoding DMT family transporter — translated: MKGSSLLLCLIWGFNFVIMKLGNGAFEPVQFAAFRFLTGTLLLFGILIWKRVPNPDRHTMKWYIICGILQTTYFNIAIQISLNYINAGLTSVLTYSMPLFLSMMAHFLIPGERLNTRRTIGIATGMMGLLFAMDIHLGGNLWAMLLGVSSAIAWALSNLIIKLKLQHCDKTQFTTWQMAFGALGLLLYSLLFERWEPHFSAASIFYILFSGIVASALAFLLWTHILTRMEASKASVTLLLVPIIGVVSGWIFLHEELKAATLLGIFLVLAGIWIVNRAGTPKLQ
- a CDS encoding BglG family transcription antiterminator LicT; this encodes MILKKALNNNVVLAEEEDAQEVIATGNGIAFNLKPGDTIDERKITKLFVVKTQDLSAKLADLLKDVKMECIEIADEIVEYARPRLAGEISDYIYLALIDHISFAIERHDRGTPIENRFLWEIKRFYREEFAIGKHALEMIRNRINITFDENEAGFIALHFVNARLDNQKLDLTLKTSKVIKDIMDIVKYHFNVEIDEDSWNYNRFVTHLKFFAQRLFAHESADPQYMNLFEDLKIKFPEEHRCVQKIGVYVNKQFEQKLTNDEMMYLMIHISRLVNRTEN
- a CDS encoding LUD domain-containing protein, which encodes MSEQNRPSAQAKAAHEAWLHQMEGESRAKQVRFMDSIATKLKRPRQTERPVQPFRGAPAFWHEFEWSAEQRIEEFTANFTSVGGHVVRLPDLEQTADWIARKARELGAAYIVRQNEPDLDALQLEAALPEVRLSVWNTDPVEDWKARAAEADIGIVIADEAAAYTGSVAVLSSPEKGRAVSLLPTVLIILLPLERLRTRLGEILGRFDEVGREQLPAGIHFITGPSRSSDIENDLTIGVHGPGIVYTLLIG
- a CDS encoding LutB/LldF family L-lactate oxidation iron-sulfur protein — encoded protein: MTAVHSHSMSQKVKKRAELALNDDFLRNAVRFTTERLRNGKLAASEQHGNWEEWRERGRQIRLHTIAHLDYYLNLFVNNARANGVHIHFADTAADAVRITLDIAAHNQARSVVKSKSMVSEELHLNQALEGVDIETIESDLGEYIIQLAGEAPSHIVIPAIHKNRYQIAELLSKEAGEELSADTTILAGFVRKKLREKFLEADIGMTGCNFAIAETGSMVLFENEGNARMVSTLPKTQITLMGMERIIPSWTDLEVMATLLPRSATGQKLTMYMSGISGPRRSQDADGPEEMHIIIVDNGRSLQLGNPEFQELLNCIRCGACLNACPVYRHIGGHAYGGTYSGPIGAVLTPALHGNIEEWNDIASASSLCGACYEACPVKIPLHDMLVYLRRRKVEAGQGDKLEAAGMKGFATVVSSSKRFAAAIRLGQIAQKMVVRKGEITLKLGPLKGWNTYRVAPSLAKKSFRQQWNTLEHELEQERNVMQPDVRSRMETILEDRSKGGR
- a CDS encoding LacI family DNA-binding transcriptional regulator translates to MHNIKRIAEIAGVSTSTVSRVLNHHPYVSEATRTRVMEVIRELDYIPNINAVQLKVGRTKVIGIMTPTINNYYMQIIKGVSNAGKEQDYQVLIYQTEEKRDLESAALELLRQKKVDGLVILRRMLDWSAVRRYTQYGPIVTCEPLKNKEISSIYLDHYEGFRIGLEHLAELGFEKIACTVGRKNSVNSQRRLQAYYDLLAARKLPVNEEWLLSGIHTVQDGMRAFAKLESLRERPHAIMTTNDFVACGIISAARSKGWNVPEDLAVVGFEADESQVADAMGLTNITNPLQRIGQEMFRTLYQQLNGQPLEPASLAFELKVRQSTC
- a CDS encoding glycoside hydrolase family 1 protein; translated protein: MEQAKGFPKDFLWGGAAAAMQIEGAYNVDGRGLSISDVFTFDPTLDKKHWLDQWHMMTHAQVNEALDPNSTKNYPKRRGNDFYHRYEEDINLLAEMGFKCFRTSISWTRIFPNGDETEPNEKGLQFYDKVFDALLAKGIEPVISLTHYDMPLYLVTEYGGWKNRKLIEFFVRFAETVFTRYKNKVKYWITFNEMNCVKHHPFVSAGIIEENHPNLEQDKYQSAHHQFIASALAVKACHEIIPNSQIGCMISYLLLYPNTCNPDDVLECQKEERVSFFFSDVQARGYYPSYTARMFKEKGVVLHKEPGDDEILRDNLVDFVSLSYYMSNNASATADQHAKASGNLIGGVKNPYLEQSEWGWQIDPKGLRYALNNLYDRYQKPLFISENGVGATDQMSPDGTINDDYRIDYLKKHIEQMREAIEDGVDLFGYTAWGPIDMISASTSQASKRYGFVYVDQDDLGNGTLNRYKKKSFDWYKKVIESGGEVL